Part of the Manis javanica isolate MJ-LG chromosome 9, MJ_LKY, whole genome shotgun sequence genome, CTGGGCGAGCTGTCCCAGAGTACATGCtagggagcccagcacacacacatggCACGCTCACTTGCTCACGTAGGTGTGTGCACACACCCCACACCTGCAACTCACACACCTGTACaacatgcatgctcacacacacacatgcacgctcACATACACGTACACACGGTCACAGGTGTCAAAGGAGAGACGGGCCTTCGCTGTGGTCAAGCGAGTGGGGCCTggagaggagctggaggagggcagCTAACGTGCCCTGAGACAGCTTGAAGCGATGTCACGCTTCAGGCCGCAGTGGTGTCTTCGAGACAGCTCGTTTGCATAGTAAAAATGTCTCTTTACAACGCGCAAGGGTCTCAGCTGAAGGTCACCTCCCAGCGAGCATCTTGAAGGCCAGGTGTGACTACTTCTCCGCCTCCTGCAGTTCCCTCAGCGAGGCTTGGAGGAGGTGCTGAAGCTTCCAGAACACAGCAGGGGCTGGTCCCGGGGAGCTCCCAGCAGGGCCTCCTGGGTGCGCACATTCCTCTGCTGCCTCttggagctgcagctgcagctggaAGGAAATGGCAGAGCTCTTGAGAGTTGAGGAAAACCAATGGCGGAAAATTTTGTCACAGATGACCTGAGAGGAAGGAAAGTGAGTGTCAGTTCAGGGCAGCATGCCTCCCGTGCGAGCCTCCGGCAACTGGTCCTCACACAGACCTTTGCTGTTCTCCCACATCCCCCGTTCCTTCAGGGAGGGCACCACAGAGATGGAGCCTAAAAAGTGCTGCCCTCCCAGAGCTTAATCTACTCGGTTTCGTGAACAAACTGTGCCAAAGAGGAGCACGCCACCTCCATGTGAAGTAGAAAATTCCATTtccaggctcagagaggagaaAGTCCTGGGTGGCACCTCAGAAAGGTCTGAGTACATTTCTGAAGAGAAAAGGGAGACTGTGCCAGAGGCAGGAACCACTGCGTAAAGAACGTGCCCTTGGGCAGGTGCCACAGACAGTAACTGCTGCGTAAGGAGCGGCTCCTGGGCAGATCTGAGGGCAGCTGGCCTCGCTTGGTCACCCCATCCACAAGCTGGTCACAGTAACAGGGTTGTCCCGAGGGCCCCAAGACGTGTTGGTGAGAAGTCAGATGCTCCGGGAGGGAAGGCTCTTGTAAGCGGCCTTCAAAATGCTTTATTTCAGGAGCAGCAGAAGCCCCCACCTCACAGCCTTTCATTCTAACAGGGTACGGAATTCACCAATGCTGAAGCTCTTTAAATTCTCAATTTAAACATGCTGTTATTTTACTGCTTTCATGGTTTCCTGCCTGTTGGGAGAGCCTCATAATTAATAgtgctttatttttctgtttcacacAATATTGGGCTCATCTAACACACGCCCCCACTTCACAGAGCTACTGCCTCACAGAGGACAGAGGACTTTACTCTCCACTTCCCATCCCCTGCAGGGGTgaggactttttttaaaaacaagtcatCTCATTCCTTCTTTGAATCGGCACTACATTTTCATGTGCAAAATTTAAGATGTCCCAAAAGACAGACTCTGATCTTAGTCTCCATCCCACCCCTGACAGCCACACACCGCGCTCCCGGCTCCGAGCGGCCACCACTTCCTTGGATTCTGGGGGGAGCTGTGCATACAGCATGTACGTGCATTCCCTTCCCTTTAGATTCCTTGTTCCTGTGACAGCCTCTGAGCTTTGTTCATACTTTGAAAGGCCTTCTTTACTCTAGGGTAATATCTGAAATTCTTCCAGTTCTTTTCTGGTACACTTAGGATTTCATTTCTTGTCAGTATTGAACCATCAGGAATGCAGTTTGATGTAAGGTGTGAAATAGGAGTTGACTTGCTCATTTGTTGTGCCCAGCTGCCCACTCGCTCACGCCGTGCACTGCGTGACACAGCTCCTCTCGCACCGGCCTGAGGGCTGCCTGTGTCACCTGCGACTCTGTGAGGTGAGTAGGCCCCAGTGTGATTAGGTCTAtttctgaaattttagaaaactcaATTCTTTCCATCTCTCCATTTATGCAGGGcagggattttttattttaaataaaattttaaggtaGAACAGTAATACAGAACCACCATAGAAAATTTATAAAGTggagaaaagatgaaaataaaaggtaTCTGAAATCTTACCATCCACAGATAATTGCTTTCAACGTTTTGGTGTCTATCTTTCCAGTCACATACTATTTAATAAAAACAGGATCCTATGGTAAATACTGATTTATAGCCTGCATTTTTCCACTTAATGAGTGGTTCATATTTTCTCATATCCTTAATGTATAATTTGATTTCTAGGATTTTATTCAAAGGCAATAATCAGGTATGTGTGCAAACCAAACCGCTCAGTTAAAGAGTGTGAATACTTCTAACAACCACACACCCTCCAAAGAGATGTAGAAATTTATAGTCACATTAACAATATAGATGTGTATCTATTTTCCTGATGCTTTTCCTATtaataaatagcattttaaaacaattcccaatggtcaaaaatgaaaaattattaccATTGAGCTTTAATTTGCACGTCTTTGATTAAGATTAGATAATTTTCCAGGTTCTATGGCCCTGTGGATTTCATCCCTTGGGTATTTGTTACATGTTTGTCTTGCCAGTTCTGTGTGTATGTTCCCCTTGCCTCTCAAATGGGTCTGTAAGAGCCCTTGACGTCTTAAAGCTGGTAACCTTAGACTCTCATTGTGCTGCGAAGGGCAGGCCTTAGTGCTTCCACCTGTGGGGTGAGACCACCAGATTAGCACCATAGCTGCCCCAGTCTCTGAGATCTGTGCTCCCTTATGGCATGAACCAGCACCAGGCTGTGGGCTGCTCTAAGTCCTTATCACGGGGTCCACATCGGGGTCACACTGGCCTTTCAGATTGTAGGACTGACTGTAGGGAGGAGTGGCCTACTGTGGAGGTGAGGAGAATgaaagggcaggaaggcaggggtAAGAGCACAGATCAACAATTGCCCGCAACTAGGCTgtggcgggggggtggggggagcctaGCTTCTCTGCCATGACCTCTTTGGGCTGCACTCAACACGTGTGGGCCCAGGTTCATCCACACCTGCCTGAGAGCTTCGAGATTCTGCCTAATGAGAGATGTTTCCCACCGATGGGGTATCAGCCCTGCACTGGGGATCCCCGGACGTCTAGACTCAACTCAGCGCCTGGGCCCAGATTCAATTCCTGCATGTTGCTGGTCTTTCTCCCTCTGTACCCACTGGCTGGCCCTAACCTCTTGCCTGTCTGGGCCAGTTTTTCAGGACTCATCTGTGCTCTTTTCAGCTTGTCTTTGATGGATCAGCCTTTGggcacttgtgtgtgtgtgtgtgtgtgtgtgattttgtaGATGCAGAAACGAGACCTAGAGAAAACAGCCATCCAAGTCCCTGTGGCTGGGGCAGCTTGCTGGGAGCCCCGCCCGTTAGATCCCACAGGGTCACTGGGCCAGCAGCCCCATGGGGTTGACAGCAAAGAACAAATGATTACTCTGTGTCCCACCGTCCCTGCCCTTACCAAACACACTGAGCCCAGGTGGCGTGGAAAAGGTGACCTTCGGCCGCACTGACGGGAGGCTCCGCGGTGGCCGCAGAGGCAGCCGGGAGTGAGGACACCCCAGCCCCGGCTCACCTGCAGGTTGCTGTTGACTCGTTGTGCTCCACACTTGTTGACTCGCAAATCACACTTGGAAAAACAGTCAAAGAAATTGCAGTCTTCGTCGCCTGTGCAGTTCTGCTCAAGAATTTCCCTCATTTTAGGTTCAAAAAAGGCCATGTCCACATCAATAGCCACCACCTGTAACCAAACGAGCACACAGCTATGAAAGGACCCACAGGGCTCAGCACAGGGGCACAGGGGCCGGCGCACGGCAGGGGCCACAGAGCTCTGCCAGCCGGAAgagcccaggagctggggagcTGCTCCCTTCATTTACGCAAGGATCTGGCCCAGCTTATATTGCAAGGCGTTAGTGCAGGCGGCACCTTTGCTGTCAGTAGTGAAGGCCTGGGATTCAGAACTAGTGCCATTAAGTGTGGCTTTTCAACTTTAAACATTTTCTCAACTTTAAAAGTAGAATTTCTGAAATGTCTTAAAAGTGAATCGAATCCCCCTTCCTCACTTTGGTCTCTGGCCTTCAAGGGTCAGGGTCATAAAAGCTGTGAGATGCCAGGGATCTGCTGCATGAACACAGGCAATAAAAGGGAACTCCGCAGGTGCAGGTGTGAGGGTGGCATGGTGGAAATGAGGTGGGCAGGACCTAAGCTGCCTCTGGAGATCTGTTACCTGATCAACTGATTTCCAATAACTGGTTGGATGGAAGTGTAGGGGGAAAGAGCAGCATCAAAGTTCTCGAATTAGGACTGATACCCAAGGACCCTGATCCAATGGTGTCCAATACAGAACCCCACAGTCAGCAGGAGAAGGTGGTGACCCCCTGGAATTCCAGATTTATCTTCCTGGCTTCAAaccaaataaacttcaaaaccagaaaaagaatgaCATCTACATTGTGTGGATTTTCCTGCACCACCTGAATTTTAATAAAAGAGAGAGATGCGCTCGAACTTGATAAGACCTGGAGTCTGCCCAAATCAAGCAGTTTATAGCTTCAAGGCATTAAAGCGCTATTAGAAGAGTCTCCAGATTTGACAGGGGTCTGTGGCATTTCACAAGCCTTCACAGGTCAGTGTGGAAATCCCAGCCCTTCCTTCTGCCCTTTGGTAGCATCTCAGGAAGGCTCCTAGGTCGGTGTTCACTTCCCCCTCCATTCTAGGCACTACTGGGGGGCACACTCCCCAGGTTTGCTTTtggctttttttaaattcaggatCGATGTGGGAAGGCAGCAAAATTTCTTGGGGACTATCCAGTAAAACAGAGGAGGGAAAATAATTTATCTCAAAATGTGTggagaatgaggaaaataaagaactGGGTACTTTCCTCTATTTAAGAGCTTTGCCTAATTGCCAGTTCAGGCACAGCAAAGagaaatgatcattttaatcAAATTTTCCCCTCTCATTACTTAGCCAAAAGAAATAgctcatttcattatttatacTGGTTAATACACTAAGAATGTATTAGGCCACGCTAACGGGCCCACTGTCTTTATGATTCATTACTTGGACTCCAGgaccctcctcttctctctgtggTTTCTGGCGGTCTCCCCAGCTTCCCCTGTTCCCTAGATGGATTTCAGCTCCTTGTAACTTCTGTCTCCCATTTCTGACTGTTCCCTTCTCATCTCCCGGGGagatgagatttattttttaatttttagcatGTGGTGTAGAATGGATTGCAGCGATTGTAAGCATGACTCTGTGCACCTAAAATATGAACAGTgacaaaacaaacaggaaaacctGAACGGGGTTTCTTACATAGTATCAGGAGAGTAATAAAACTCCTCCTGCTTGAAAAGTATCTGACTCACCCCGTCAAACTTCGACCCAGCATCAGACTAGAAAGGGTGGGTGAGAATTCCCTCATTCTCCCATGAGAAGTGCGGCTCTGGAGCAGGAAACAGCCCCTGTTCGTAAGGAGCGCGTGCTGGCGACGGCGACGAACACGAAGGAGTGCGTCCAGGTGCTCGCTCGCAGCCGCTGGGTGAATGCTCCCCGCCTGCCAGGGGGACCTGGAGAGAGCGAACGGCTGGGAGCCCCGTCCCGCCCCGCAGCTCACCGTGAGGTCGCTCCTGATGGCGAAGTTCTCGGGCTTGACGTCACAGAGGTGCAGGCGGTGGGAGAAGTCGTGGTCGAAGTGGCGCACCATGTCCAGGAAGCTGAGCGCCATGCCGCTGACGGCCCTGGCCTGGCCCCGGGGGGCGCCGGCGGCCCGGCCAATGGGGAAGAGGGCCCCGAGCCGCGGGCTGCCGGCCGCCAGGAGCTCCACGGCGTAGAAGTGGCCGCAGGAGCCCAGCACGGGCGGGGCGTGCGGGCTGAGGCCCTGCAGCACGCTGAGGAGCGCGAACTCCTCCTGCCGCAGCAGCGCCCACAGGCTGGCCAGCCGCCCGCGCCGGCCGGGGCCCCGCCGCCCCAGCCCCAGCGGCCCCAGGCTGCGGCTGGACAGCTCCAGGCCCAGCGTGCTCTTGACCTCGCCGGCCACCAGCAGCAGGAGGTCTGCCTCCGAGAGGTCCTGGCCCGCCTCCTCCAGGCCGTCCTCAAGCAAGCCGAGCGGCTGGAAGCTGGAGAAGGCCTCCTCCTTGGACTTGAGGATGACGGGCCGGCCGCGCCAGTCGGCTTGCAGCACCTTCTTGCCCCGCTCGTAGTACAGACAGCGCCGGTACAGCAGCTTCCCCGCCACGCACAGGTCCTCGCACAGGTCCCCCTCCAGCTCGCCGCCGCGGTAGCCCCGGCACTGGAAGGAACAGGCAGCGTCAGGCGCAGGGGCAGGCGGCAGCGCTGGCCCTCCAGCTGGGGTGCGGCTAGCCAGCTGCCGAGGGCGACCTCACAGACGTGAGCCACAGGCTAGCTGGGACAGTGAGTGATCAAGAGACCGAGCTAAAGGCCAAGCCGTATTTACGACACTGCCCGGCGCAGAGCACAGGCTCCAGCCTCAGGACACTGGAGGTGCCAGGGAAGGCTGGGCCTGGTTGGTAGTTCTCAGCTCTGACCACACACTGGGCCACCTGGCCAGCTTTTAACGCCACTGCCCAAGAGTGGCCAGGTCAGACCTGGGGGGACGAGGGCCAGGGAGCCCCCGCTGGTGCCAGGCTCCGCCACAGCCACGACCCTCCCCACAGGCACACACCCTGAGCCTGCTGTTCCACGTGAGTGGCGTGGCCTGCAAGGCCAGCGGACCCTGCAAGGATTATGCAGTTTCAGAGGAGAACCCTATGCAGGAAACAGGAGTCAAAACAGGCCTCATGGCTGGCAGTGCAGAACTGGGGGGACAGCAGGCGCCAGGGACACTTTCAGAGTGTCGGAGCCATGTGGGTGAGCTCTGGAGGCCCGGGGAGGACTCGGTTCCCAGCAGTACTGAGGAGGACTGTCCAGAAGCCCCCGGGTTGGGTGGTTCTCCTAAAGCTCAGGGGTTCCTGGGGTGCATCCCACCCGAAGGGCTCTGGTGACCCCTCGTGCTGTATGAACATCCCTGAGCAGAAAcggcccagccaggccctggcccCTGGTCCTGGAACCCAACGAATGCGAGGATTATTACTCCGTCCttttgtgtctctttcaggaaacCAAAACCTCTAGACCCACGTTCATCTGGGCTGAGCATATTGTCCAACCACCTGCTCTGGCCTGAGGCACCTCCTCCTACCTGGGCAAACACAGGCCTCCCTCCCAGCATGTCTGCAGCCCATGAAACAAGGGGTCGCCGCAGTTCTCACAAGGCAATAAGACAAGTGCAAAACAGAGGTCTGCCTTCTTCACTCCACCTGTTTATTATAAATGATCAGCTGGAGCCAACGGGCAGTGTGGTGCAGAGAATACGGGATTGGACCGGGAGCCCGAAAGCCTGGATTCTGGCACTGGCTATGCAGCAACATCCTCACAGGCCTCTGGACCCAGCAGAGCCTCAGACTTCTCCTGTGTCACCCTGTCTGCCTCCTTTGCATGGTTTTCAGACAGGCTGGGTGAGAaaagtgtgtgtggtggggtttgaggGGACCGGCATTAAATGTATCCAAGTGCAGGCATCCCGACGGCCCTTGAGCAGTGGCCAGGCATGGAGTTGTGTGCTCCTCAGAGACCCTCTGTTGCTGGTGCAGGTCAGCTTTATTAACCCCAAGCAGATAATAAGCAGCTCAGAGTCAGAAAACATACCTCCAATGCCTGGATATATGGACAattccaaaat contains:
- the DIPK1C gene encoding divergent protein kinase domain 1C, coding for MTVSTSQNSFHASARDDGTNARRNTDVDTVKALSSRGQAGRLRGSRQPVRAAHPGGAWRRPGAASSPHPPRGLAPAPPPPSLPGAGRAEPGRARAMARGGRGRCGRRGRCGRGALLACAAWAAGWVLAAALLLRAHPGALSERCTDEKSRRILAALCRGYRGGELEGDLCEDLCVAGKLLYRRCLYYERGKKVLQADWRGRPVILKSKEEAFSSFQPLGLLEDGLEEAGQDLSEADLLLLVAGEVKSTLGLELSSRSLGPLGLGRRGPGRRGRLASLWALLRQEEFALLSVLQGLSPHAPPVLGSCGHFYAVELLAAGSPRLGALFPIGRAAGAPRGQARAVSGMALSFLDMVRHFDHDFSHRLHLCDVKPENFAIRSDLTVVAIDVDMAFFEPKMREILEQNCTGDEDCNFFDCFSKCDLRVNKCGAQRVNSNLQVICDKIFRHWFSSTLKSSAISFQLQLQLQEAAEECAHPGGPAGSSPGPAPAVFWKLQHLLQASLRELQEAEK